In Desulfomonile tiedjei DSM 6799, a genomic segment contains:
- the mutS gene encoding DNA mismatch repair protein MutS, whose protein sequence is MMRQYRENKERHPDAILLFRMGDFYEMFFDDAIKASKILEIALTSRDKNKEESVPMCGFPHHAASGYISRLLASGERVAVCDQMEDPRKAKGIVRREVTRVLTPGLHEESEILKADEHHFVVALAFQGKDLALAAFDLSTGDLLVTEPPGTALALQELQRLDPKEVLVAERQAETLQAFLDSSQFYVHFVEEWMTEPRSCSDVLRQQYEVQNLEGFGFSDDSAPAVAAGTIINYVRQTRYEAPIHLKPPRVYHLGNYMVLDRSTTRNLEIFTNLKDGGTSGTLLKLLDRTLTAMGARTIRSWTAYPLLDLREIHRRIDAVSAFVDSTITRGELRDALKGIGDLERIAGKISLRSANPRDLVYLRNSCEKIPVVLKLLSGVESELVGELRNADDLSYVAHAIASVLVDAPPVSLKDGGLIRDGYNQELDELRSISHKGKEWIAAIEAREKEETGIPNLKVGYNRVFGYYIEVTKSYQSKVPASYIRKQTLANAERYITDDLKEYENKVLNAQERIVEIEEEIFNLLRTRLLEVIGRIQATASAIGTLDAILSLAETAAVRGYVRPTVHEGDEIKILDGRHPVVETFDSRETYVPNDVILNRTSDQILIITGPNMAGKSTYMRQTALIVIMGQMGGFVPASEAQIGLVDRIFTRIGAADYLAYGQSTFMVEMNETADILHNASVRSLVLLDEVGRGTSTFDGLSIAWAVTEYLHDRADGGPRTLFATHYHELVDIPLVKERVRNFNIAVKEWKDRIVFLRKIVPGGCSRSYGIQVAKLAGIPDAVVGRAQEILSNLEKEELDPGGRPRISRKREPKKKANGPRQGELFGYAGDDLIRELEKLDPNTLTPLQALTLLSDWKSRYS, encoded by the coding sequence ATGATGCGGCAGTACAGGGAGAACAAAGAGCGTCATCCTGACGCGATTCTGCTGTTCCGCATGGGAGACTTCTATGAGATGTTTTTCGATGATGCGATCAAAGCGTCCAAGATCCTGGAGATAGCACTCACCTCGAGAGACAAGAACAAAGAGGAAAGCGTCCCTATGTGTGGCTTTCCTCATCACGCTGCGAGTGGTTACATTTCTCGATTATTGGCTTCCGGAGAGAGAGTCGCTGTATGCGACCAGATGGAAGACCCAAGAAAAGCGAAAGGCATTGTCCGTCGGGAAGTCACCAGAGTTCTGACTCCCGGTCTTCACGAAGAATCCGAGATACTCAAAGCGGATGAACATCATTTCGTCGTTGCTCTGGCTTTTCAGGGAAAGGACCTCGCTCTTGCCGCGTTCGATCTTTCAACAGGTGACCTCCTGGTCACTGAACCTCCTGGAACGGCTCTCGCGTTGCAGGAATTGCAGCGACTGGACCCCAAGGAAGTTCTCGTAGCAGAGCGTCAGGCGGAAACACTTCAAGCATTCCTGGACAGCTCCCAGTTCTATGTCCATTTCGTTGAGGAATGGATGACTGAACCTCGCTCCTGCAGCGATGTCCTGAGGCAGCAATACGAAGTGCAGAATCTCGAGGGATTCGGGTTTTCAGATGACTCTGCACCGGCAGTGGCAGCAGGAACGATAATCAACTATGTCAGGCAAACGCGATACGAAGCGCCGATCCATCTGAAACCGCCTCGAGTTTATCATCTCGGAAATTACATGGTGCTGGACCGATCGACGACACGAAACCTTGAGATTTTCACCAATCTCAAAGATGGCGGCACTTCCGGAACATTGCTCAAGCTTCTCGACAGAACTCTTACCGCTATGGGGGCACGTACCATCCGTTCCTGGACTGCCTATCCGCTGCTCGACCTGAGAGAAATTCATCGGCGGATCGACGCAGTTTCAGCATTTGTGGATTCCACCATAACCAGAGGTGAACTCAGGGACGCTTTGAAAGGTATTGGCGACCTTGAGCGCATTGCCGGAAAAATAAGCCTGAGAAGCGCAAATCCACGAGATCTCGTATACTTGAGGAATTCCTGTGAAAAAATCCCGGTAGTACTCAAACTCTTATCGGGAGTAGAATCGGAACTGGTTGGTGAGCTGCGTAATGCAGACGACTTGAGCTACGTAGCCCACGCAATTGCTTCGGTTTTGGTGGACGCTCCACCGGTATCGCTGAAGGACGGGGGACTGATTAGAGACGGGTACAATCAGGAATTGGACGAATTGCGCAGCATCAGTCACAAGGGGAAAGAGTGGATCGCTGCCATAGAGGCGAGAGAAAAGGAAGAAACGGGAATTCCCAATCTGAAGGTGGGATACAATCGCGTGTTCGGGTATTACATAGAGGTAACCAAAAGCTATCAGAGCAAAGTGCCCGCCTCTTATATCCGAAAACAAACCCTGGCCAATGCCGAACGCTACATTACGGACGATTTGAAAGAATACGAAAACAAGGTGTTGAATGCGCAAGAACGAATAGTCGAAATTGAAGAAGAAATCTTCAACCTGCTCAGGACACGCCTCCTCGAAGTAATTGGAAGAATTCAGGCAACCGCTTCGGCAATCGGTACTCTGGACGCTATCCTTTCCCTTGCGGAAACTGCAGCAGTGCGAGGGTACGTTCGACCTACCGTTCATGAAGGCGATGAGATCAAAATTCTGGATGGAAGGCATCCGGTAGTGGAAACCTTCGATTCCCGCGAGACCTATGTTCCGAACGACGTCATTCTGAACCGGACCTCAGACCAAATATTGATTATTACAGGTCCCAATATGGCGGGTAAATCGACGTACATGCGGCAAACGGCGCTCATAGTGATCATGGGCCAAATGGGAGGATTCGTCCCGGCATCCGAGGCTCAGATCGGGCTTGTGGATCGCATCTTCACCAGGATTGGCGCTGCCGATTACCTGGCATACGGTCAGTCCACATTCATGGTGGAAATGAATGAAACCGCGGATATACTTCACAATGCTTCAGTCCGTTCCTTGGTGCTGCTGGACGAAGTAGGGCGAGGAACCAGCACCTTTGACGGACTATCCATCGCCTGGGCGGTTACCGAGTATCTTCACGATCGCGCGGACGGTGGACCCAGGACACTGTTCGCGACGCATTACCACGAACTCGTAGATATTCCTCTGGTAAAAGAACGGGTCCGCAATTTCAATATTGCTGTAAAAGAATGGAAAGATCGCATAGTGTTCCTCAGGAAAATCGTCCCCGGAGGCTGCAGCAGATCGTATGGGATTCAAGTAGCCAAACTGGCAGGGATACCCGATGCAGTAGTCGGTCGGGCTCAAGAAATATTGTCGAACCTGGAAAAGGAAGAATTGGATCCCGGGGGACGACCGAGAATTTCTCGAAAACGTGAACCCAAGAAAAAGGCGAATGGACCGCGCCAGGGCGAGCTGTTCGGGTACGCCGGAGACGATTTGATACGAGAGCTTGAAAAGTTGGACCCGAATACTTTGACCCCTCTGCAAGCCCTTACTCTCCTTTCGGATTGGAAGTCTCGGTACTCATAA
- the xerD gene encoding site-specific tyrosine recombinase XerD, translated as MRFKDTSVLHTIIAGFLDHLIVDVGLAQLTVESYSSDLKGFADFLTRKNVADPKDIGRENILTFLAMMAARGYSPRTRARKISCVKSFFKYCAERGLLKEDPTLHLDTPRLPKRIPEYLEIHEVDALLAVVDTGTPETSRDRAMFELLYACGLRVSELVLLELHRIDLEIGCVTVMGKGSRERIVPMGIPALKALVNYLDHVRPRLLGPRRHNALFVTRRGKPMTRQSFWKIVKKNALKAGITKEISPHTLRHSFATHLVQNNADLRWVQVMLGHADISTTEIYTHVARHRLKQLHTDCHPRG; from the coding sequence ATGAGATTTAAAGACACATCCGTGCTTCATACCATAATAGCAGGTTTTTTGGATCATTTAATCGTTGACGTGGGGCTTGCACAGTTGACCGTTGAATCCTATAGCTCCGATCTGAAAGGATTTGCGGACTTTCTCACCAGAAAGAATGTAGCCGATCCCAAGGATATCGGTCGCGAGAATATCCTCACCTTTTTGGCTATGATGGCTGCACGAGGCTACAGTCCGCGTACGCGCGCCAGAAAAATCTCCTGCGTCAAATCCTTTTTCAAGTATTGTGCGGAAAGAGGCTTGCTCAAAGAAGATCCTACCCTTCATCTGGATACCCCGCGACTGCCAAAGAGGATTCCCGAGTATCTCGAAATACATGAAGTGGATGCCCTGCTTGCAGTGGTAGACACCGGCACCCCTGAAACATCCCGCGATCGAGCCATGTTCGAACTTCTCTACGCATGTGGTCTTCGCGTCTCGGAATTGGTTTTGCTGGAACTACATCGTATCGATCTGGAAATCGGCTGCGTTACTGTTATGGGAAAAGGTTCCAGAGAGCGAATCGTTCCCATGGGAATTCCTGCCCTGAAGGCGCTCGTCAATTACCTGGATCACGTCAGACCGCGTCTGCTGGGGCCCAGGCGACACAACGCTCTGTTTGTTACTCGACGAGGAAAGCCCATGACCCGACAGAGTTTTTGGAAAATAGTAAAGAAGAATGCTCTAAAGGCAGGGATAACAAAAGAAATCTCTCCCCATACCCTTCGACATTCGTTCGCAACGCACCTGGTCCAAAACAATGCAGACCTCAGGTGGGTTCAGGTCATGCTCGGTCATGCTGACATTTCTACCACCGAGATCTATACCCATGTCGCACGGCACAGACTAAAGCAATTGCACACCGACTGTCATCCTCGGGGTTAA
- a CDS encoding L,D-transpeptidase family protein yields MLKQMRLSHLVLGLCALVLLFSETLLPARVENHYKIVIWKADRKLELYEGNQLAKTYRICLGWNPMGAKQMTQDGKTPEGDYFICYKTEASKFYRFLGISYPGADDAARAFETGMISRAVKNVIDGFRMGNNPPWDTALGGWVGIHGYPTKSYDKMWTVLLYPKPHDWTNGCIALWDFEIEELFSKVTVGTPISILP; encoded by the coding sequence TTGTTGAAGCAGATGCGGTTATCACATCTTGTCCTGGGGCTATGTGCGCTTGTTCTGCTCTTTTCTGAGACGCTTTTGCCTGCAAGAGTCGAAAATCACTACAAGATCGTAATATGGAAGGCAGATCGAAAGCTCGAATTGTACGAGGGAAATCAGTTAGCAAAGACCTACAGGATTTGCCTTGGATGGAATCCTATGGGGGCGAAGCAGATGACTCAGGATGGTAAGACTCCTGAAGGAGATTATTTTATCTGTTACAAAACCGAGGCCAGCAAGTTCTACCGATTTCTCGGAATCAGCTATCCCGGAGCAGATGATGCAGCTCGGGCATTCGAAACCGGTATGATCTCACGAGCAGTCAAGAATGTCATCGATGGATTCAGGATGGGAAACAATCCTCCGTGGGATACCGCGCTCGGTGGGTGGGTCGGCATACACGGATACCCTACAAAGTCGTATGACAAAATGTGGACAGTGCTCCTCTACCCCAAACCTCATGATTGGACAAATGGCTGTATCGCACTGTGGGATTTCGAGATAGAAGAACTCTTCTCAAAAGTCACTGTCGGGACTCCGATATCTATTCTCCCTTGA